A single genomic interval of Drosophila virilis strain 15010-1051.87 chromosome 2, Dvir_AGI_RSII-ME, whole genome shotgun sequence harbors:
- the LOC6630555 gene encoding uncharacterized protein: MKAFIVASVCLFGLLSLGSAQFQNGRLEPPNPQLCAQRIIHEKTPDGKGYFFSWRDPQLKGVEEDWLTARNYCRRRCMDSVSLETSLENEWIKQRVVGENVKYIWTSGRLCDFKGCERPDLQPTNINGWFWTATLQKLAPTTERSQGDWSPTGGIGLPQPDNREFKQNGAPENCLALLNQFYNDGVNWHDVACHHKKSFVCEENDALLKYVRYTNPNLRI; encoded by the exons ATGAAAGCGTTCATTGTTGCCAGTGTTTGTTTGTTCGGCCTGTTGAGCCTGGGCTCGGCACAGTTCCAAAATGGACGTCTGGAGCCGCCAAATCCGCAGCTATGCGCCCAGCGCATAATTCACGAGAAGACACCCGATGGCAAAGG CTACTTTTTCTCGTGGCGTGACCCACAATTGAAGGGCGTCGAAGAGGATTGGCTGACTGCCAGAAACTATTGTCGCAGACGCTGCATGGACTCGGTTTCGCTGGAGACCAGTCTGGAGAACGAATGGATCAAGCAACGAGTTGTAGGCGAAAAT GTGAAATATATCTGGACCAGCGGTCGCTTGTGCGATTTCAAGGGCTGTGAACGTCCCGATCTGCAGCCCACGAACATCAACGGTTGGTTCTGGACCGCTACTCTGCAGAAGTTGGCACCCACCACAGAGCGTTCCCAGGGCGATTGGTCGCCCACCGGCGGCATTGGCCTGCCCCAGCCCGATAACCGTGAATTCAAACAAAACGGCGCACCCGAAAACTGTTTGGCCCTGCTTAACCAGTTCTACAATGATGGTGTTAACTGGCACGACGTGGCCTGCCACCACAAGAAGTCCTTCGTCTGCGAGGAGAACGATGCTCTGCTGAAGTATGTGCGCTACACAAATCCCAATCTGCGCATCTAA